In the genome of Sciurus carolinensis chromosome 3, mSciCar1.2, whole genome shotgun sequence, one region contains:
- the LOC124980670 gene encoding C-C motif chemokine 3-like encodes MEVSMAVLAVLFFTEALSSQTCSASLGADSPTACCFFYISRKIPRKFVDDYYETSSQCSKPAVIFQTKRGRQVCADPSQAWVRAYITDLELNA; translated from the exons ATGGAGGTCTCCATGGCCGTCCTTGCTGTCCTGTTCTTCACGGAGGCCCTCTCCTCCCagacctgctctgcctcct TGGGTGCCGACAGCCCCACCGCCTGCTGCTTCTTCTACATCTCCCGGAAGATTCCGCGCAAATTCGTAGATGACTATTATGAGACCAGCAGCCAGTGCTCCAAACCGGCTGTCAT CTTCCAGACCAAGAGAGGCCGGCAGGTCTGTGCTGACCCCAGCCAGGCCTGGGTTCGAGCCTACATCACCGACCTGGAGCTGAACGCCTGA